A portion of the Naumovozyma castellii chromosome 2, complete genome genome contains these proteins:
- the SHB17 gene encoding sedoheptulose-bisphosphatase (ancestral locus Anc_1.240) — MGVVTPRCIIVRHGQTAWSKSGQYTGSTDIPLTEFGVQQMLKTGESLFRNNQFLNPDHITYIFTSPRTRARQTIELVLKPLTEEQRSKIRVIVDEDIREWEYGDYEGLLTHEIIKLRKSRGLDVEKPWNIWRDGCENGETTQEFGLRLSRAIARIQNLHRKHQKEGIPSDIMVFAHGHALRYFAALWFKLGVEKKCEEDWELSDLESYEDETVPYVKLEKYRHLIDNPNFLLDAGGIGVLSYSHHNIDEPALALAGPYLTPAEEESYHEPGN; from the coding sequence ATGGGTGTAGTTACTCCAAGATGTATTATTGTGAGACATGGTCAAACCGCATGGTCCAAATCAGGCCAATATACAGGTTCCACCGATATTCCATTGACTGAATTCGGTGTGCAACAAATGTTGAAGACTGGTGAGTCATTGTTTAGAAACAATCAATTCTTGAACCCTGATCATATTACTTATATCTTCACGTCTCCAAGAACTCGTGCTAGACAGACTATCGAATTGGTGTTGAAGCCATTAACCGAGGAACAAAGATCCAAGATTAGAGTCATTGtggatgaagatattaGAGAATGGGAATACGGTGATTATGAAGGGTTATTGACTCATGAAATCATCAAGTTGAGAAAATCAAGAGGGTTAGACGTGGAAAAGCCATGGAATATCTGGAGAGATGGTTGTGAAAATGGTGAGACTACTCAAGAATTTGGGTTGAGATTATCTAGAGCCATTGCCagaattcaaaatttacATAGAAAGCATCAAAAGGAAGGTATTCCCTCTGACATTATGGTTTTTGCGCACGGACATGCATTACGTTATTTTGCAGCCCTTTGGTTCAAGTTAGGTGTTGAGAAGAAGTGTGAAGAGGATTGGGAGTTGAGTGATTTGGAATCTtatgaagatgaaacaGTTCCATATGTTAAATTGGAGAAATATAGACATTTGATTGATAATCCAAATTTCTTATTGGATGCCGGTGGTATTGGTGTTCTTTCATACTCTCATcataatattgatgaacCTGCACTTGCTCTTGCAGGGCCTTACTTGACTCCAGCAGAAGAGGAATCATATCACGAACCGGGAAACTAG
- the NCAS0B07940 gene encoding uncharacterized protein (ancestral locus Anc_1.237) yields MPDGNDHTTHKTSTHSFQGRKNKLSVWMKKIIQPTKDTTTSNNASKIKTSRSTAPSHMIPYANDRNASSSPTLTNTNTNITHRIEQQSTSKNVKTKSKSRRSKAKTYAPLTEASSDSDTATINSSLRPLYPMDNHHNFPKVRTPSATNIIDENLSMKVLWSKEPERIKSDPELDNSSVSPLFSFCSTASIKSSTFSSDIYSLQSTRPTVMSVRTMETNSSTVPIPSASILERARPSTNSTATTTTPSSMSNSIRNTTTATNNNNNASLHTCDSVSTKNSLITLKS; encoded by the coding sequence ATGCCAGATGGTAATGATCATACCACACACAAAACAAGCACGCATTCTTTCCAAGGAAGAAAGAACAAGCTTTCCGTatggatgaagaagataatacAACCGACGAAGGACACAACTACATCCAATAATGCATCCAAGATAAAGACCTCGAGATCAACTGCACCAAGCCACATGATACCCTATGCCAATGACAGGAATGCCTCCTCCTCGCCAACTCTCACAAATACAAATACAAACATAACGCATCGGATCGAACAACAATCCACAAGTAAAAACGTAAAGACTAAATCCAAGAGCAGGAGATCAAAAGCAAAAACGTATGCTCCCTTAACGGAAGCATCCAGTGATTCAGATACAGCCACCATCAATTCATCGCTACGACCTTTGTACCCGATGGACAACCATCATAATTTTCCCAAAGTGAGAACACCATCAGCCACAAATATCATCGATGAGAATTTATCAATGAAAGTTTTATGGAGTAAGGAACCCGAGAGGATAAAATCAGATCCtgaattggataattcAAGTGTATCACCACTGTTCTCGTTTTGTTCTACGGCATCCATCAAGTCTTCCACCTTCTCATCGgatatttattctttgcAATCAACAAGACCCACTGTCATGTCTGTGCGAACTATGGAGACTAATTCTAGTACTGTGCCAATCCCATCGGCAAGTATCTTGGAGAGAGCAAGACCATCCACGAATTCAACGGCAACTACAACAACTCCATCATCAATGAGCAATTCAATAAGGAATACAACGACCGCCACgaacaataacaataacgCATCCTTACACACATGTGACAGTGTATCGACcaaaaattcattgatCACTTTAAAATCATAG
- the UIP5 gene encoding Uip5p (ancestral locus Anc_1.239), with amino-acid sequence MYKRPNDINKRQRQVTLTILIITTFLIFQYFTRSKASTMASSSSPILKRTTPPLDTKVRKVLNTDACLHVPFLDSMSTFWHFGGTDVQVRNTESIKLVRSGDAIGSYGRVISNGVGDNVIDDFEVRYEFKWSDGVGEGVAFVIAAENNFMKMSDWRSSYGKRQYVLNSGGVDPDNMELMGFPRNLPGLAVVIDTFHENTRNEMEKYQPYLDIFVNVNPMRDHYDLASDGFISTSKRVNKNHIKLKPFSNGIVQLRIIYMESVNFLKVDIQYDNDGRWIELFQTEEDLEIPKNRYSSQRYIGVGSLIGESSGTFELLRIETNEFHTNDEGTGKLSSEQAELFLSEQYGIKKVNAMSRHSTFVTYILWVWKWMLLFVILALMYLTSVYVRVSKKHLTQLRRRRRRGKSVGLLPT; translated from the coding sequence ATGTATAAACGACCCAATGATATAAATAAACGACAACGACAAGTTACGCTCACGATACTCATAATAACAACATTTCTCATATTTCAATACTTCACCCGATCCAAAGCATCGACAATGGCATCATCGTCGTCACCAATACTGAAGAGGACAACACCTCCATTGGATACTAAAGTGAGGAAAGTACTGAATACAGACGCATGTCTACATGTGCCATTCTTGGATTCCATGAGCACGTTCTGGCATTTCGGCGGTACGGATGTCCAAGTGAGAAATACAGAATCCATCAAGTTGGTAAGAAGCGGTGATGCTATCGGTTCATATGGGAGAGTCATATCCAATGGTGTTGGTGATAATgtcattgatgattttgaagtgAGATATGAGTTCAAATGGAGTGATGGTGTCGGGGAAGGTGTTGCGTTTGTCATTGCCGCTGAGAATAATTTCATGAAGATGAGCGATTGGAGGTCCAGTTATGGGAAGAGACAATATGTTTTGAACTCTGGTGGTGTAGATCCTGATAATATGGAATTGATGGGGTTCCCTCGGAATTTGCCCGGGTTGGCAGTTGTCATTGATACTTTCCATGAGAACACCCGGAATGAGATGGAGAAATATCAACCTTATCTGGACATATTTGTTAATGTTAATCCGATGAGAGATCATTATGATTTGGCGAGTGATGGGTTTATAAGTACGTCGAAGAGAGTGAATAAGAACCatattaaattgaaacCTTTCTCTAATGGGATTGTACAATTAAGAATTATTTACATGGAGAGTgtaaattttttgaaagtgGATATTCaatatgataatgatggtAGGTGGATTGAACTTTTTCAAACGGAGGAAGATTTGGAGATACCTAAAAATCGTTATTCCAGCCAAAGATATATTGGTGTGGGGTCGCTTATCGGGGAGTCCAGTGGTACGTTTGAATTATTGAGAATAGAAACTAATGAGTTTCATACCAATGATGAAGGTACGGGCAAACTATCCTCGGAACAGGCTGAGTTATTCCTTTCTGAACAATACGGTATCAAGAAAGTCAATGCTATGAGTCGACATTCCACATTTGTCACATATATTTTGTGGGTTTGGAAGTGGATGTTGCTGTTTGTCATATTAGCATTAATGTACTTGACATCTGTGTATGTGAGAGTGAGTAAGAAACATTTGACGCAATTAAGAAGACGACGTCGTCGGGGTAAATCTGTAGGACTGTTACCCACTTGA
- the UTH1 gene encoding SUN family protein UTH1 (ancestral locus Anc_1.241), which yields MKLSSLLVLSGASLALAAPAVHHNDRHNEKRAMVTITEFVDENGAVVVPAQQQATATVANNNEKVAAAATTTAPTTTLQPTTSAKAASSSSSSSSSGDFQDGTIACSDFPSAQGAVSLDWVGLNGWASIMNMDGQTSSSCEDGFYCSYACAPGYSKTQWPSEQPADGRSLGGLYCKDGFLYRSNTAFSSLCEQDKSSASAQNNVGQSIAMCRTDYPGSESMVIPTLIEAGSSQPISIVDEDSYYQWQGKKTSTQYYVNNAGVSVEDGCIWGQAGSGVGNWAPVVLGAGYTNGITYLSIIPNPNNNTPPNFNVKIVATEGSSVVGSCSYENGAYPGSGSDGCTVSVTSGSAQFVFY from the coding sequence atgaaattgtcCAGTTTATTAGTCCTATCAGGTGCCTCTTTGGCCCTTGCAGCCCCAGCTGTCCACCATAACGACCGTCACAACGAAAAGCGTGCCATGGTTACCATTACTGAATTTGTCGACGAAAATGGTGCCGTCGTTGTGCCAGCTCAACAACAAGCTACTGCCACTGTCGCTAACAACAACGAGAAGGTCGCTGCTGCTGCCACTACCACTGCTCCAACCACCACTTTGCAACCAACTACCTCCGCAAAGGCAgcttcttcctcttcctcttcctcttcctcaGGTGACTTCCAAGATGGTACCATCGCTTGTTCAGATTTCCCTTCTGCTCAAGGTGCTGTCTCCCTTGACTGGGTCGGTTTGAACGGTTGGGCCTCCATCATGAACATGGACGGTCAaacttcttcctcttgtgAAGATGGTTTCTACTGTTCTTATGCCTGTGCCCCAGGTTACTCCAAGACTCAATGGCCTTCTGAACAACCAGCCGATGGTAGATCCCTAGGTGGGTTGTACTGTAAGGATGGCTTCTTATACCGTTCCAATACCGCCTTCAGCTCCCTTTGTGAACAAGATAAATCTTCCGCCTCTGCTCAAAATAACGTTGGTCAATCCATCGCTATGTGTAGAACTGATTATCCAGGTTCTGAAAGTATGGTAATCCCAACTTTAATCGAAGCTGGCTCATCTCAACCAATCTCCATCGTCGATGAAGATTCATACTACCAATGGCAAGGAAAGAAGACCTCCACTCAATACTACGTTAACAACGCTGGTGTCTCCGTGGAAGATGGTTGTATCTGGGGTCAAGCAGGTTCCGGTGTAGGTAACTGGGCTCCTGTCGTCCTTGGTGCCGGTTACACTAACGGTATCACTTACTTATCCATCATTCCAAACCCAAACAACAACACTCCACCAAACTTCAACGTCAAGATCGTCGCCACTGAAGGTTCTTCCGTCGTGGGCTCCTGTTCTTATGAAAATGGGGCTTACCCTGGCTCTGGTTCCGATGGTTGTACCGTCTCTGTCACTTCTGGTTCTGCTCAATTCGTCTTTTATTAG
- the PLN1 gene encoding Pln1p (ancestral locus Anc_1.236) produces MSANNNTDSNEPPAKETSVVQFNSAVFTHLHRYPVVSKLLTKVDSLPLVGRTTAFLANAGSKFHQRSPAPVKTIINKILLVTMALDQLVNLLVFKEGIDAFLTSYKNHSNKLGVWIAWFIVDYFANIFNMILTEFLIKPFHLKANENAAAVKNTEGNLPHLAKLTNTTKSLTTDLQSKVQSNLQFVPSKDETLERIDTYIKPTYEMGRQTYKMVSDSYETNLSKSESVPRAIVSTGIDLGNFTIEKLKSVSTTATSTEDSTPVPEQQPLQATQ; encoded by the coding sequence ATGTCCGCAAACAATAACACCGACTCTAACGAACCCCCCGCAAAGGAGACCTCCGTCGTCCAATTCAACTCTGCTGTCTTTACTCATTTGCACAGATACCCTGTCGTGTCTAAGCTGCTAACTAAAGTGGACTCTCTACCTCTTGTAGGTAGAACCACTGCCTTCCTTGCCAATGCCGGTTCCAAGTTCCATCAGAGATCCCCCGCACCAGTTAAGACAATCATCAATAAGATCTTGTTGGTGACTATGGCTCTCGACCAACTGGTTAACCTCTTGGTCTTCAAAGAGGGTATTGATGCCTTCTTGACTAGCTACAAGAACCACTCCAACAAGCTGGGCGTATGGATTGCATGGTTCATCGTCGACTATTTCGCTAATATCTTCAACATGATCCTCACGGAATTCCTCATCAAACCTTTCCATTTGAAGGCTAATGAAAACGCTGCCGCCGTCAAAAACACAGAGGGAAACTTGCCTCATTTGGCCAAGTTGACTAACACTACCAAGTCTTTAACTACCGATTTGCAATCTAAAGTACAATCAAACTTGCAATTCGTCCCCTCTAAGGACGAAACGTTGGAAAGAATCGATACTTACATTAAACCAACCTACGAAATGGGGAGACAAACTTACAAGATGGTCTCAGATTCATACGAGACAAACTTGAGCAAGTCGGAAAGCGTCCCCAGAGCAATCGTCTCCACGGGGATCGATCTAGGTAACTTCACCATcgagaaattgaaatcaGTATCCACTACTGCTACTTCCACAGAGGACAGCACTCCTGTCCCAGAACAACAACCATTGCAGGCCACTCAATGA